A window of Bacillota bacterium contains these coding sequences:
- a CDS encoding type II toxin-antitoxin system MqsA family antitoxin, which produces MKGFCPKCEAEREFVKTQREETYPVKGEPITVMANVLTCGACGTDVFDEILDSENLSLAYSQYRKQKGLLGPEEIKRIRERYGLSQRGLAALLGWSPATIARYELGSIPSVAHNDQLCRFSKDVAYARGLFEASASKLG; this is translated from the coding sequence ATGAAAGGCTTCTGTCCAAAGTGCGAAGCAGAAAGGGAATTCGTTAAGACCCAGAGGGAGGAGACATATCCAGTAAAGGGCGAGCCCATCACCGTCATGGCCAACGTTTTGACGTGCGGAGCTTGTGGGACTGATGTATTTGATGAGATTCTGGACAGTGAAAACCTGTCTCTAGCTTATTCTCAGTACCGCAAGCAAAAAGGCCTGTTGGGTCCGGAAGAAATCAAGAGGATTAGGGAGAGATACGGTCTCTCACAGCGGGGTCTGGCTGCCCTTCTGGGATGGAGCCCTGCCACGATAGCGAGATACGAACTTGGGTCGATCCCCAGCGTCGCCCATAATGACCAGCTTTGTCGATTCAGCAAGGATGTGGCTTACGCGCGTGGTCTCTTTGAAGCATCTGCTTCTAAGCTAGGAA